One region of Pseudomonas alvandae genomic DNA includes:
- a CDS encoding S-(hydroxymethyl)glutathione dehydrogenase/class III alcohol dehydrogenase encodes MIKSRAAVAFEAKKPLEIVEVDVAMPKAGEVLLRVVASGVCHTDAYTLSGADPEGIFPSILGHEGGAIVEAIGEGVTSVAVGDHVIPLYTPECGQCKFCKSGKTNLCQAIRATQGKGLMPDGTSRFSYKGETIFHYMGTSTFSEYTVLPEISVAKIPKEAPLEKVCLLGCGVTTGIGAVLNTAKVKPGDTVAIFGLGGIGLSAVIGAVKAKAARIIAIDINPAKFEIAKQLGATDCVNPKDFDRPIQEVIVDMTDGGVDFSFECIGNVQLMRAALECCHKGWGESVIIGVAGAGQEIATRPFQLVTGRVWRGSAFGGVRGRTELPSYVDMAEKGEIPLDTFITHTMGLEDINKAFDLMHEGKSIRTVIHF; translated from the coding sequence ATGATCAAGTCACGCGCCGCCGTTGCCTTCGAGGCCAAGAAACCCCTGGAAATCGTCGAGGTCGACGTGGCCATGCCCAAGGCGGGCGAAGTGCTGTTGCGCGTGGTGGCTTCCGGTGTCTGCCACACCGATGCCTACACCCTGTCGGGCGCCGACCCGGAAGGGATTTTTCCGTCGATCCTCGGCCACGAAGGCGGCGCCATTGTCGAGGCCATCGGCGAAGGCGTGACGTCGGTGGCGGTGGGCGACCATGTGATTCCGCTGTACACGCCGGAGTGCGGCCAGTGCAAATTCTGCAAGTCGGGCAAGACCAACCTCTGCCAGGCTATTCGCGCCACCCAGGGCAAAGGCTTGATGCCGGACGGTACGTCGCGCTTTTCCTACAAGGGCGAGACGATTTTCCACTACATGGGCACCTCGACGTTCTCTGAGTACACCGTGCTGCCGGAAATCTCCGTTGCGAAGATTCCAAAAGAAGCGCCGCTGGAAAAGGTCTGCCTGCTGGGTTGTGGCGTCACCACGGGTATCGGCGCTGTGCTGAACACCGCCAAGGTCAAGCCGGGTGACACTGTGGCGATCTTCGGCCTGGGCGGCATCGGCCTTTCGGCCGTGATTGGCGCCGTGAAGGCCAAGGCCGCGCGCATCATCGCCATCGACATCAACCCGGCCAAATTCGAAATCGCCAAACAACTGGGCGCCACTGATTGCGTCAACCCGAAAGACTTCGACCGTCCGATCCAGGAAGTCATCGTCGACATGACGGACGGCGGCGTGGACTTTTCCTTCGAATGCATCGGCAATGTCCAGTTGATGCGTGCCGCGCTGGAGTGCTGCCACAAGGGCTGGGGCGAGTCGGTGATCATCGGCGTGGCCGGGGCCGGCCAGGAGATTGCCACCCGTCCATTCCAACTGGTGACCGGGCGCGTCTGGCGTGGTTCGGCGTTTGGCGGCGTGCGCGGTCGCACTGAGTTGCCGAGCTATGTGGACATGGCCGAAAAGGGCGAGATTCCGCTGGACACTTTCATCACCCACACCATGGGCCTGGAAGACATCAACAAGGCGTTCGACCTGATGCACGAAGGCAAGAGCATCCGTACCGTTATCCATTTCTGA
- a CDS encoding protein-L-isoaspartate(D-aspartate) O-methyltransferase has protein sequence MTSQRTRERLIQRLYEEGLSNAQVLEVIRRTPRHLFVDEALAHRAYEDTALPIGHNQTISQPYMVARMSELLLEAGPLDKVLEIGTGSGYQTAVLSQLVERVFSVERIKVLQDRAKERLVELNLRNVVFRWGDGWEGWPALAPYNGIIVTAVATDVPQALLDQLAPGGRLVIPVGSGEVQQLMLIVREEHGFSRHVLGAVRFVPLLNGPLA, from the coding sequence ATGACCTCCCAGCGCACGCGGGAGCGATTGATCCAGCGGCTTTACGAAGAAGGCCTGTCCAACGCCCAGGTCCTGGAAGTGATCCGACGCACGCCACGGCATTTGTTCGTCGATGAGGCCCTGGCCCATCGCGCTTACGAAGACACCGCATTGCCGATTGGCCACAACCAGACCATTTCCCAGCCTTATATGGTCGCTCGCATGAGCGAGTTGCTGCTGGAGGCGGGGCCGCTGGACAAAGTGCTGGAGATCGGCACGGGCTCGGGCTACCAGACCGCAGTGTTGTCGCAGTTGGTCGAGCGGGTGTTCTCCGTGGAGCGGATCAAGGTGCTGCAGGATCGCGCCAAGGAACGCCTGGTGGAATTGAACCTGCGCAACGTGGTATTTCGCTGGGGCGATGGGTGGGAAGGTTGGCCGGCCCTGGCGCCTTATAACGGCATCATCGTGACGGCGGTCGCTACCGACGTACCCCAGGCCTTGCTGGATCAGCTCGCTCCCGGTGGGCGACTGGTCATTCCGGTGGGCTCGGGCGAAGTCCAGCAATTGATGTTGATCGTGCGCGAAGAACACGGCTTCTCGCGACACGTCCTTGGAGCGGTGCGTTTCGTGCCGCTGCTCAATGGGCCGTTGGCCTGA
- the ispF gene encoding 2-C-methyl-D-erythritol 2,4-cyclodiphosphate synthase: protein MRIGHGYDVHRFAEGDFITLGGVRIAHGFGLLAHSDGDVLLHALSDALLGAAALGDIGKHFPDTDPQFKGADSRVLLRHVVSLIHAKGWKVGNVDNTIVAQAPKMAPHIEAMRQLIAEDLQVELDQVNVKATTTEKLGFVGREEGIAVHSVALLLRP from the coding sequence ATGCGTATTGGCCACGGCTACGATGTTCACCGTTTCGCTGAAGGCGACTTCATTACTCTGGGCGGCGTGCGGATCGCACACGGCTTCGGGCTGCTCGCGCATTCTGACGGTGATGTCCTGCTGCACGCCTTGAGCGACGCACTGCTCGGCGCGGCTGCCTTGGGCGATATCGGCAAGCACTTCCCCGACACCGACCCGCAATTCAAGGGTGCCGACAGCCGCGTGCTGCTGCGCCATGTGGTTTCGTTGATCCACGCCAAGGGCTGGAAAGTCGGCAACGTCGATAACACCATTGTTGCCCAAGCCCCCAAAATGGCTCCGCACATCGAAGCGATGCGCCAGTTGATTGCCGAGGATCTCCAAGTTGAGCTGGACCAAGTGAACGTGAAAGCCACCACTACCGAGAAGCTTGGCTTTGTCGGTCGCGAAGAAGGTATTGCCGTCCATTCCGTTGCCTTGTTGCTGCGCCCATGA
- a CDS encoding LysR substrate-binding domain-containing protein yields the protein MSDNRWEGIDEFVAVAECSQFTAAAERLGVSSSHISRQIVRLEERLQTRLLYRSTRRVTLTEAGQTFLQHCQRLQDGREEALRAVGDLTSEPKGMLRMTCAVAYGERFIVPLVTRFMGLYPQLRVDIELSNRQLDLVHEGLDLAIRLGRLQDSRLVAARLAPRRMYLCASPSYLERYGRPHSLSELSRHNCLIGSSDMWQLEQNGREFSQRVQGNWRCNSGQAVLDAALQGVGLCQLPDYYVLEHLNSGALISLLEAHQPPNTAVWALYPQQRHLSPKVRKLVDFLKDGLAERPEYRG from the coding sequence ATGTCGGATAACCGCTGGGAAGGTATCGACGAGTTCGTGGCCGTGGCCGAATGCAGCCAATTCACCGCCGCCGCGGAACGGCTCGGGGTTTCGTCTTCCCATATCAGCCGACAAATCGTACGGCTTGAAGAGCGTCTACAGACACGACTGCTCTACCGCAGCACCCGCCGTGTGACGTTGACCGAAGCCGGGCAAACCTTTTTGCAGCACTGCCAGCGCCTCCAGGATGGACGCGAGGAAGCACTGCGGGCCGTCGGCGACCTGACCAGCGAGCCCAAGGGCATGCTGCGCATGACCTGTGCCGTGGCTTACGGCGAACGGTTTATCGTGCCGTTGGTGACGCGATTCATGGGCCTGTATCCGCAATTGCGGGTGGACATAGAATTGAGCAATCGCCAGTTGGACCTCGTCCACGAAGGCCTGGACCTGGCGATTCGCCTCGGCCGCCTGCAGGACTCACGCTTGGTCGCCGCACGCCTGGCGCCACGACGCATGTACCTGTGCGCTTCGCCCTCCTACCTGGAGCGTTATGGTCGCCCCCACAGCTTGTCGGAACTGAGCCGCCACAACTGCCTGATCGGCAGCTCCGACATGTGGCAACTGGAGCAGAACGGGCGGGAATTTTCCCAGCGAGTACAGGGAAACTGGCGTTGTAACAGTGGGCAAGCGGTACTTGATGCGGCGCTTCAAGGCGTGGGTTTGTGCCAGTTGCCGGATTATTACGTGCTGGAGCATTTGAACAGCGGTGCGTTGATTTCGCTGCTGGAGGCTCATCAGCCGCCGAATACGGCTGTCTGGGCGCTGTACCCGCAGCAACGGCATCTGTCGCCAAAGGTGCGCAAGTTGGTGGATTTTTTGAAGGATGGGTTGGCTGAGCGGCCTGAATATCGGGGGTGA
- the surE gene encoding 5'/3'-nucleotidase SurE — protein MRILISNDDGVTAPGLAALYAALADFAECVVIAPDQDKSGASSSLTLDRPLHPCYLDNGFISLNGTPTDCVHLGLNGLLEREPDMVVSGINLGANLGDDVLYSGTVAAALEGRFLNQTSFAFSFVSRQVDNLPTAAYFARKLVEAHGELDLPPRTVLNVNIPNLPLDHIRGIQLTRLGHRARAAKPMHVVDPRGKAGYWIAAAGDAEDGGPGTDFHAVMQGYVSITPLQLDRTFNEAFRHLDGWLEGLH, from the coding sequence ATGCGTATTCTGATTTCTAACGACGACGGGGTGACAGCGCCCGGCCTTGCCGCGCTTTATGCTGCGCTGGCGGATTTTGCCGAGTGCGTGGTGATCGCCCCGGACCAGGACAAAAGCGGCGCCAGCAGCTCGCTGACGCTCGACCGTCCGCTGCACCCGTGCTATCTGGACAACGGCTTCATCAGTCTCAACGGTACGCCAACCGATTGCGTACACCTTGGCCTGAACGGCCTGTTGGAGCGCGAGCCGGACATGGTGGTCTCAGGTATAAATCTGGGGGCCAACCTGGGCGACGATGTGCTGTATTCAGGCACGGTCGCCGCAGCCTTGGAAGGTCGTTTCCTGAACCAGACGTCCTTTGCCTTTTCGTTTGTTTCACGGCAGGTCGACAACTTGCCCACCGCCGCCTACTTTGCCCGCAAACTGGTAGAGGCCCACGGTGAACTGGACCTGCCGCCGCGCACGGTACTGAACGTGAACATTCCGAACTTGCCGCTCGATCACATTCGTGGCATCCAGCTCACTCGCCTGGGCCACCGTGCCCGCGCCGCCAAGCCGATGCATGTCGTCGACCCGCGCGGCAAGGCTGGCTACTGGATCGCCGCGGCCGGCGACGCCGAAGATGGCGGGCCCGGCACGGACTTCCATGCCGTGATGCAAGGCTATGTCTCGATCACGCCCTTGCAGCTCGATCGAACCTTCAACGAAGCCTTCAGGCATCTTGATGGCTGGCTGGAGGGGCTGCACTGA
- the eno gene encoding phosphopyruvate hydratase, which produces MAKIVDIKGREVLDSRGNPTVEADVLLDNGIIGSACAPSGASTGSREALELRDGDKSRYLGKGVLKAVANINGPIRDLLLGKDPADQKALDHAMIKLDGTENKATLGANAILAVSLAAAKAAAQDQDLPLYAHIANLNGTPGVYSMPVPMMNIINGGEHADNNVDIQEFMVQPVGAKTFSEGLRMGTEIFHHLKAVLKARGLSTAVGDEGGFAPNLASNEDALKVISEAVANAGYKLGTDVTLALDCAASEFFEDGKYNLSGEGQVFTAEGFADYLKGLTERYPIISIEDGLDESDWAGWKILTDKIGEKTQLVGDDLFVTNTKILKEGIDKKIANSILIKFNQIGTLTETLEAIQMAKAAGYTAVISHRSGETEDSTIADLAVGTAAGQIKTGSLCRSDRVSKYNQLLRIEEQLNGKAKYNGRAEFRG; this is translated from the coding sequence ATGGCAAAAATCGTCGACATCAAAGGTCGTGAAGTTCTCGACTCCCGTGGCAACCCCACTGTCGAAGCGGACGTGCTTCTCGACAACGGCATCATCGGCAGCGCCTGCGCGCCGTCCGGTGCTTCCACTGGCTCGCGCGAAGCGCTGGAGCTGCGTGATGGCGACAAGAGCCGTTACCTGGGCAAGGGCGTGTTGAAGGCCGTCGCCAACATCAACGGCCCGATCCGTGACCTGTTGCTGGGCAAGGACCCTGCCGACCAGAAAGCCCTCGATCACGCCATGATCAAGCTCGACGGTACCGAAAACAAAGCCACCCTGGGCGCCAACGCGATCCTCGCCGTGTCCCTGGCCGCTGCCAAGGCCGCTGCCCAGGACCAGGACCTGCCGCTGTACGCGCACATCGCCAACCTCAACGGTACGCCGGGCGTGTACTCGATGCCGGTACCAATGATGAACATCATCAACGGCGGCGAGCATGCCGATAACAACGTCGACATCCAGGAATTCATGGTGCAGCCGGTGGGTGCCAAGACCTTCTCCGAAGGCCTGCGCATGGGCACCGAGATTTTCCATCACCTCAAGGCCGTGCTGAAGGCCCGTGGCCTGAGCACCGCCGTTGGCGACGAAGGCGGTTTCGCACCGAACCTGGCGTCCAACGAAGATGCACTGAAAGTGATCTCCGAAGCCGTGGCCAACGCTGGCTACAAGCTGGGCACCGACGTGACCCTGGCCCTGGACTGCGCCGCCAGTGAGTTCTTCGAAGACGGCAAGTACAACCTGTCCGGCGAAGGCCAGGTGTTCACCGCCGAAGGTTTCGCCGACTACCTCAAGGGCCTGACCGAACGCTACCCGATCATCTCCATCGAAGACGGCCTGGACGAGTCCGACTGGGCGGGCTGGAAAATCCTCACCGACAAGATCGGCGAGAAAACCCAGCTGGTGGGTGACGACCTGTTCGTGACCAACACCAAGATCCTGAAAGAAGGCATCGACAAGAAGATCGCCAACTCGATCCTGATCAAGTTCAACCAGATCGGCACCCTGACCGAAACCCTGGAAGCCATCCAGATGGCCAAGGCCGCCGGTTATACCGCCGTGATCTCCCACCGCTCGGGTGAAACCGAAGACTCGACCATTGCCGACCTGGCCGTGGGCACCGCGGCGGGCCAGATCAAGACCGGTTCGCTGTGCCGCTCCGACCGCGTTTCCAAGTACAACCAACTGCTGCGCATCGAAGAGCAGTTGAACGGCAAGGCCAAGTACAACGGTCGCGCCGAGTTTCGCGGTTAA
- the fghA gene encoding S-formylglutathione hydrolase, whose product MSLENISCQKSFGGWHKRYRHRSEVLGCDMVFAVYLPPQAEQGGKLPVLYWLSGLTCTDENFMQKAGAQRMAAELGLIIVAPDTSPRGADVPGDPDGAWDFGLGAGFYLNATQDPWARHYRMHDYVVQELPTLVEAHFPASDKRGISGHSMGGHGALVCALRNPGRYRSVSAFSPINNPMDCPWGQKAFSRYLGEDRSKWREWDACALIAEAGEKLPLLVDQGDRDDFLANQLKPEALQQAAKAAGHPLELRLQPGYDHSYFFIASFIGEHLQHHARALNA is encoded by the coding sequence ATGAGTCTGGAAAACATCTCTTGCCAGAAAAGCTTCGGCGGCTGGCATAAGCGTTACCGGCACCGTTCCGAAGTGCTCGGTTGTGACATGGTGTTTGCCGTGTACCTGCCGCCGCAAGCCGAGCAGGGCGGCAAGCTTCCGGTGCTGTATTGGCTGTCCGGGCTGACCTGCACCGACGAGAACTTCATGCAAAAGGCCGGTGCCCAGCGCATGGCCGCCGAGCTGGGGCTGATCATCGTCGCGCCCGACACCAGCCCCCGTGGCGCCGACGTGCCGGGCGATCCGGACGGTGCGTGGGACTTCGGCCTGGGGGCGGGGTTCTATCTGAACGCCACGCAGGATCCTTGGGCGCGGCACTATCGGATGCATGACTACGTCGTGCAGGAATTGCCGACGTTGGTCGAAGCGCATTTCCCGGCTTCGGATAAACGTGGCATCAGCGGTCATTCCATGGGCGGTCATGGCGCGCTTGTGTGCGCCTTGCGCAACCCTGGGCGTTACCGTTCGGTGTCGGCCTTTTCGCCGATCAACAATCCGATGGATTGCCCATGGGGACAGAAAGCGTTTTCTCGCTACCTTGGGGAAGATCGCTCGAAATGGCGCGAGTGGGATGCGTGCGCATTGATCGCCGAGGCGGGCGAAAAGCTGCCGCTGCTGGTGGACCAGGGCGATCGCGATGACTTCCTCGCCAACCAACTCAAGCCCGAGGCCTTGCAGCAAGCGGCGAAAGCGGCCGGCCATCCATTGGAACTGCGCCTGCAACCGGGCTATGACCACAGCTATTTCTTCATCGCCAGTTTCATCGGTGAACACTTGCAACATCATGCACGCGCTCTAAACGCCTAA
- the rpoS gene encoding RNA polymerase sigma factor RpoS: MALSKEVPEFDIDDEVLLMETGIAMDSMSNDEGATPPSVRAKSKHSASLKQHKYIDYTRALDATQLYLNEIGFSPLLSPEEEVHFARLSQSGDPAGRKRMIESNLRLVVKIARRYVNRGLSLLDLIEEGNLGLIRAVEKFDPERGFRFSTYATWWIRQTIERAIMNQTRTIRLPIHVVKELNVYLRAARELTQKLDHEPSPEEIANLLEKPVGEVKRMLGLNERVSSVDVSLGPDSDKTLLDTLTDDRPTDPCELLQDDDLSQSIDQWLSELTDKQREVVIRRFGLRGHESSTLEDVGLEIGLTRERVRQIQVEGLKRLREILEKNGLSSESLFQ, from the coding sequence ATGGCTCTCAGTAAAGAAGTGCCGGAGTTTGACATCGACGATGAGGTTCTCCTGATGGAGACCGGCATCGCTATGGATTCGATGTCGAATGATGAAGGGGCGACTCCACCTTCCGTTCGTGCCAAATCCAAACACTCCGCTTCACTTAAACAACATAAGTACATCGATTACACCCGGGCGCTGGACGCCACTCAGCTGTATCTCAACGAAATCGGTTTCTCGCCGCTGCTCTCCCCCGAGGAAGAAGTTCATTTTGCGCGGTTGTCGCAAAGTGGCGACCCGGCCGGTCGAAAACGCATGATTGAAAGCAACTTGCGCCTGGTGGTGAAAATCGCCCGACGCTACGTCAACCGTGGGCTTTCGCTGCTGGACCTGATCGAAGAGGGCAACCTGGGACTGATTCGCGCGGTCGAGAAATTCGACCCCGAGCGCGGCTTCCGTTTCTCGACCTATGCGACCTGGTGGATCCGCCAGACCATCGAACGGGCGATCATGAACCAGACCCGAACCATCCGGCTGCCGATCCATGTGGTCAAGGAGCTGAATGTCTACCTGCGGGCTGCCCGTGAACTGACCCAGAAGCTCGACCACGAACCTTCCCCCGAAGAGATCGCCAACCTGTTGGAAAAACCGGTGGGCGAGGTCAAACGCATGCTGGGGCTGAACGAGCGAGTTTCCTCGGTAGACGTTTCCCTGGGGCCGGACTCGGATAAGACCTTGCTGGATACCCTTACCGACGATCGCCCGACTGACCCGTGCGAGTTGCTCCAGGATGACGATCTGTCCCAGAGCATCGACCAGTGGCTTTCGGAGCTGACCGACAAGCAACGGGAAGTGGTGATTCGCCGCTTCGGCTTGCGCGGGCATGAAAGCAGCACGCTGGAGGATGTCGGGCTGGAGATTGGGTTGACCCGTGAGCGGGTCAGGCAGATCCAGGTTGAAGGCCTCAAGCGTCTTCGGGAGATTCTGGAGAAGAATGGCCTGTCGAGCGAGTCGTTGTTTCAGTAA
- the ftsB gene encoding cell division protein FtsB has translation MRSPNWLFLVLLLLLAGLQYRLWVGNGSLAQVAELTQQIADQHAENEALLERNRVMDAEVMELKKGMETVEERARHELGMVKEGETLYQLAQ, from the coding sequence ATGCGCAGTCCCAATTGGTTGTTTCTCGTCTTGCTCTTGTTGCTGGCCGGCCTGCAGTACCGCCTTTGGGTGGGTAATGGCAGCTTGGCGCAGGTGGCCGAGTTGACTCAGCAAATTGCCGACCAGCACGCCGAAAACGAGGCATTGCTGGAGCGTAACCGAGTGATGGACGCCGAAGTGATGGAACTGAAAAAAGGCATGGAGACCGTCGAAGAGCGGGCTCGCCATGAATTGGGCATGGTGAAAGAGGGCGAAACCCTCTATCAACTGGCCCAATGA
- the truD gene encoding tRNA pseudouridine(13) synthase TruD, with protein MTELELLGPRAHGESLGSAVLKASAEDFQVDEVLDIPLTGDGEHLWIWVEKRGLNTEEAARRIAKAAGVPLRTVSYAGLKDRQALTRQWFSVQLPGKADPDLSAAENDTLKILKTARHRRKLQRGAHSANGFTLRLTQFKGDKDAIDARLQQIVQEGIPNYFGAQRFGHDGGNVVDARAWAARKALPEQRNVRSRLLSTARSFLFNKVLAARVADGTWQQARVGDLLAFTDSRSFFPAGEAECSDPRLAILDLHPTGPQWGEGPSPAAGDIFELEQAIAQGEADLRDWLINAGMSHERRILRLPIGGLSWHYPEPDILQLEFVLPAGCFATVLVRELVDLVPVGQTDSPCVF; from the coding sequence ATGACCGAATTGGAACTGTTGGGGCCACGGGCCCATGGTGAGTCGTTGGGCAGCGCGGTACTCAAGGCCAGCGCTGAGGATTTCCAGGTCGATGAAGTGCTCGACATCCCGTTGACCGGCGACGGCGAGCATCTCTGGATCTGGGTGGAAAAACGTGGCTTGAACACCGAAGAGGCTGCCCGGCGTATCGCCAAGGCCGCCGGCGTGCCACTGCGTACCGTCAGCTACGCCGGGCTCAAGGATCGTCAGGCACTGACCCGTCAGTGGTTCAGCGTGCAATTGCCCGGCAAGGCTGATCCGGATTTGTCGGCGGCAGAGAACGACACCTTGAAAATCCTCAAGACCGCTCGCCACCGGCGCAAGCTGCAGCGCGGCGCACACTCGGCCAACGGCTTTACCTTGCGCCTGACCCAGTTCAAGGGCGACAAGGACGCCATCGACGCGCGTCTGCAGCAGATTGTGCAAGAGGGGATCCCCAATTATTTCGGCGCCCAGCGCTTTGGCCACGATGGCGGAAACGTGGTCGATGCCCGCGCCTGGGCTGCACGCAAGGCTTTGCCGGAACAGCGCAACGTACGTTCGCGGCTGTTGTCGACGGCGCGCAGCTTCCTGTTCAACAAAGTGCTGGCGGCCCGGGTGGCCGACGGTACCTGGCAACAAGCCCGGGTAGGCGACTTGCTGGCATTCACCGACAGCCGTAGCTTCTTTCCGGCCGGGGAGGCCGAATGCAGCGATCCGCGCCTGGCGATTCTCGACCTGCATCCCACTGGACCGCAGTGGGGCGAGGGACCTTCGCCCGCCGCCGGAGATATTTTCGAGCTGGAACAGGCGATTGCCCAAGGCGAGGCTGACCTTCGAGATTGGTTGATAAACGCGGGAATGAGTCACGAACGTCGCATCCTGCGACTGCCCATTGGCGGGCTGTCGTGGCATTATCCCGAGCCTGACATTCTGCAACTGGAATTCGTCCTGCCGGCCGGATGCTTCGCCACTGTCTTGGTGCGCGAACTCGTCGATCTGGTGCCGGTGGGGCAGACGGACAGCCCATGCGTATTCTGA
- a CDS encoding peptidoglycan DD-metalloendopeptidase family protein, whose product MSLTVIAQRMGITSFKRLVTGLFLSTLLVGCSSTPSGNVRVVDRNNATPQRPTVTTGQYVVRRGDTLFSIAFRYGWDYKALAARNNIPAPYTIHPGQTIRFDGRSGSTPTAVVTQSGSTPSSSSKTTVIRRPATAGTATVPSVANKPAPAPMPPAGPAPTGWGWPSNGVLIGKFSSNGSLNKGIDIAGDLGQPVFAASDGTVVYAGSGLRGYGELVIIKHSDTYVSAYGHNRRLLVREGQQVKVGQTIAEMGSTGTDRVKLHFEIRRQGKPVDPLQFLPRR is encoded by the coding sequence GTGAGTCTCACAGTCATTGCGCAGCGTATGGGTATCACGAGCTTTAAGCGCCTGGTGACTGGCCTTTTCTTGAGTACCTTGCTGGTCGGTTGTTCCAGTACGCCTTCGGGTAACGTCCGGGTGGTCGATCGCAACAACGCGACACCGCAACGGCCTACAGTCACGACCGGCCAGTATGTAGTCCGTCGCGGCGATACGTTGTTTTCCATCGCTTTTCGCTACGGCTGGGACTACAAAGCCCTCGCGGCTCGGAACAACATTCCTGCGCCTTATACGATTCACCCAGGTCAGACAATTCGCTTTGACGGTCGCAGCGGTTCAACGCCAACGGCGGTCGTCACGCAGTCGGGTTCGACCCCTTCGTCCTCGAGCAAAACCACCGTTATTCGTCGTCCGGCCACTGCTGGAACGGCGACTGTACCGTCCGTCGCGAACAAACCGGCACCCGCTCCGATGCCTCCGGCAGGCCCCGCCCCGACTGGCTGGGGATGGCCTTCTAATGGCGTTCTCATTGGAAAATTCTCTTCAAACGGTAGTTTGAATAAAGGAATTGATATCGCCGGGGATTTGGGACAGCCTGTTTTTGCCGCGTCTGATGGCACGGTTGTGTACGCCGGGAGTGGTTTGAGGGGCTACGGCGAACTCGTGATCATCAAACACAGCGATACCTACGTCAGTGCCTACGGTCACAACCGCAGGCTGTTGGTTCGGGAGGGGCAGCAGGTCAAGGTCGGGCAGACAATTGCCGAAATGGGATCGACGGGTACAGACCGGGTGAAACTGCATTTTGAGATTCGCCGACAAGGTAAGCCTGTAGATCCGCTGCAATTCCTGCCACGTCGTTGA
- the ispD gene encoding 2-C-methyl-D-erythritol 4-phosphate cytidylyltransferase, with product MSIRLPAFWAVIPAAGVGARMAADRPKQYLQLGGRTILEHSLGCFLDHPTVQGVVVSVASDDPYWLTLACASDPRIQRVDGGEQRSGSVLNALLHLHEQGADDFDWVLVHDAARPNLARDDLDNLLHELANDPVGGLLGVPARDTLKRVDKHGRVLETVDRSVVWQAYTPQMFRLGALHRALADSLVADAVITDEASAMEWAGQAPRLIEGRADNIKVTRPEDLEWLRQRWANRH from the coding sequence ATGAGCATTCGTTTACCGGCCTTTTGGGCCGTGATTCCTGCCGCGGGCGTTGGTGCTCGCATGGCCGCGGACCGTCCCAAGCAATACCTGCAGTTGGGCGGACGCACAATTCTCGAACACAGCCTTGGCTGTTTCCTCGATCACCCGACCGTCCAGGGCGTGGTGGTCAGCGTGGCATCTGACGATCCCTATTGGCTGACACTGGCCTGTGCCAGCGATCCGCGTATCCAGCGTGTGGATGGCGGTGAGCAGCGTTCGGGTTCGGTGCTCAATGCGTTGCTGCACCTTCACGAGCAGGGCGCCGACGATTTCGATTGGGTGCTGGTACACGACGCCGCGCGGCCGAACCTGGCCCGGGACGATCTTGATAACTTGCTCCATGAGCTGGCGAACGATCCGGTCGGCGGCCTGCTGGGTGTGCCGGCGCGCGATACCCTCAAGCGCGTCGACAAGCATGGCCGCGTGCTGGAAACGGTCGATCGCAGCGTGGTCTGGCAAGCCTACACGCCACAAATGTTCCGCCTCGGCGCCTTGCATCGAGCCCTGGCCGACAGCCTGGTGGCGGATGCAGTGATTACCGACGAAGCGTCCGCCATGGAATGGGCGGGGCAGGCGCCTCGGTTGATCGAAGGGCGGGCGGATAACATCAAGGTGACCCGGCCGGAAGACCTGGAGTGGTTGCGCCAGCGGTGGGCGAATCGGCATTGA
- the fdxA gene encoding ferredoxin FdxA: protein MTFVVTDNCIKCKYTDCVEVCPVDCFYEGPNFLVIHPDECIDCALCEPECPANAIFSEDEVPAGMENFIELNAELADIWPNITEKKDALPDAEEWDGKTGKIADLER, encoded by the coding sequence ATGACCTTCGTCGTCACCGACAACTGCATCAAGTGCAAGTACACCGACTGCGTAGAAGTGTGTCCGGTGGACTGCTTTTACGAAGGGCCGAACTTCCTGGTCATTCACCCGGACGAGTGCATCGACTGCGCGCTGTGTGAACCGGAATGCCCGGCGAATGCCATTTTCTCGGAAGACGAAGTGCCGGCCGGCATGGAGAACTTCATCGAGCTGAACGCTGAACTGGCGGACATCTGGCCGAACATCACCGAGAAGAAAGACGCCCTGCCGGACGCCGAAGAGTGGGACGGCAAGACTGGCAAGATCGCAGACCTCGAGCGCTGA